cttttaaaatcataacTGAACCAAGGCCATGattaatctttctccttttttttaaagcagtatttTCAAGCAGTAAGTCAATAAATGCCTGGTTTGGCAACACTTCAAAAATGATTCCTAATGATCTCATAGAGTAAAATGAAGactcttaaaagaaaagcaattcaaaCCCATTTTACTGTGACAAGCTGACTTACTCCGGGTTTCTCAAGCTCGGCACCACTGACATTGGGGCCGGATCTTTCTCTTGggtggggccgtcctgtgcactgtaggatgtccAGCGGCACCCGGGGCTCTATCCACTCGGTGCCAGGAGCACCCctcccaagttgtgacaacccaaaTGTCGCAGACCCTGTCCAACGTCCGCTGGCCGACTCCACAGAGAACTTGTAGGAGCACGGAGAAATGAGGCAAACGACCAGAAGCCCCCATTAAGCCACACTGACGAGCCACGTTGTAGGTGAACTGCCACGTATGCCAACCCTGTCAGAAGCAAAAGTCACCAGATCTTCTTTACTCCGTTTCTAGGTCACCAAGTTTTTGGTTACAAACAGCGTTACAAAAACATATTAGGTTTTACAGTAATTTGTCAAAacattgaataaaatttaaatattatttcctaaaacaattaacatttttattctttactcaCTCTCGCTCATCCCTTACtatgaaaaacagttttatttttggcACCCAAACTTAGGATTAGCAAGAAAGTAGAtttcttttacctattttattgTAAGAGAAAAGGTTCTGCTCCAATTTCCACAGTGTTCTGGATCCACTATCTTCCCAAAAAGCTGGGTTTTTCCCTTCccatcttatttctctttccaacagctgctgaaataaattttatctccTCTCCCGACAAACAGTAGTTTTCCTCAGATTTCCATTCCAACATCCACGTCACTTCGTAAGCCTGCTATTCgactattcaaaaaaaaaagggcatcCACTGTGTATGCGGATGACTCACTGTCCGGTCCCCGACCTAGGAGAGCCCGCGGGAAAGGAAACGGGCACTGGGTGCGCTTAATTCTTCCACTTCAGCTCAGTGACAACCCTCTTTCGAGGCCGACCAAAGCTGGAGGCCTGGccttcccttcaccccctgtgccccccCAACTCTGGGCCATGGGCCCTGAGAAAGCCTTATAGCCGTGAGTaaccctcttctctctgctcctcccaggtgcccagggagggagcagcaggtgcGGGGCAGCACAGCGGCCATGCCCACGAGCGAGCGAGGGTGCTCCTCCGCACGCAGACATCGACCTCATCTGTTTGCTCAACTTTCTGCAAAACAAACCCAACTGTTGCAAGGGCTACTTGTGACGAGCTCTGGTTTTACAAATGTCTGGCTCGCTGCAAAGAGCAGCGCCTTTCTTTCTGAAGATGGATTTATTGTTTAAAACGGATTTCTGTGGGCCTTGGGGCAAATCCTGAAAGCGGCGCGGGGTGGAGACATGGGAGTGACTCCTCCGGCGCCCGTCTTTGGCATGGAGACGTACCCCGGCGCCTACAACAGCGCCTCCCCAGAGCTCAACCTGTCCCGCGTGCTGGCCGGCGCGGCCCGGGCGGACCAGACGGGCGCGCTCTCGGAGCAGCAGCAGTACGTGATCGGGCTGTTCCTGTCCTGCCTCTACACcgtcttcctcttccccatcgGCTTCGTGGGGAACATCCTGATCCTGGTGGTGAACATCAGCTTCCGCGAAAAGATGACCATCCCCGACCTGTACTTCATCAACCTGGCGGCGGCGGACCTCATCCTGGTGGCGGACTCGCTGATCGAGGTGTTCAACCTGGACGAGCAGTACTACGACATCACCGCGCTGTGCACCTTCATGTCGCTCTTCCTGCAGATCAACATGTACAGCAGCATCTTCTTCCTCACGTGGATGAGCTTCGACCGCTACATTGCCCTGGCCAGGGCCATGCGCTGCGGCCTCTTCCGCACGAAGCAGCACGCCCGGCTGAGCTGCGGCCTCATCTGGATGGCCTCCGTCTCCGCCACCCTGGTGCCCTTCACCGCCGTGCACCTGCAGCACACCGAGGAGGTCTGCTTCTGCTTCGCAGACGTCAAGGAGATCCAGTGGCTCGAGGTCACCTTGGGGTTCATCATCCCCTTCGCCATCATCGGGCTCTGCTACTCGCTCATCGTCCGGGTTCTCGTCAAGGCTCACCGGCACCGCGGCCTGCGTCCCCGCAGGCAGAAAGCCCTCCGGATGATCTTCGCCGTGGTCCTCGTCTTCTTCATCTGCTGGCTGCCGGAGAACATCTTCATCAGCGTCCACCTGCTGCAGCACACGCAGCCGGGGGCCGCTCCCTGCACACAGTCTTTCCGCCACGCCTACCCGTTAACGGGCCACATCGTCAACCTCGCGGCCTTCTCCAACAGCTGCCTGAACCCCCTCATCTACAGCTTTCTCGGGGAGACCTTTAGGGACAAACTGAGGCTGTACATTGAGCAGAAAACCAACATGTCGACTCTGAACCGCTTCTGCCACGCGGCCCTCAAAGCGGTCATCCCCGAGAGCACGGAGCAGTCGGAGGTGAAGTTCAGCAGTGCGGCGTAGAGACAACTGAGCTGCACCCAGAGACAGCAGAACGTGGTGTCACTCACAGGACGGCCCCGGGGCGAGGTGGGAGACAGCCCAGCCACCTCACGCCCAGAGGTGCATGAGAACAGGCCGTGAACTCACCAGGCCTCAGCCACGGTCACACGTGGGGCTCTGAGAGACAAGCCCCCTTGATCCTGCATGGTCACACACGGAGCTGGACATCCATCCACATCACAGCATGGGTCAGGGACCAACGGGAGAGGGCATGGGACCAGTGTGGCGCTCTCGCCCCTCCCTGCGCACACCGCATCCACAGCCGCGGACGGTGCTGGCGTTGGCCAATGAACGCAAAGAGGAGGGGGCGCTCGGGATGAAATACCTATATATCGGCCATAAATCTGCCACCTTGGGGAAAAATGAAGTGTGGAGTCAGAATACGCTCATCTGACCCACACGGGATACTGTGGTGCGTGCTCCACGTCTGTGGCTGATACTTTACTGGTGCAGGTCAAATGGCGCACCAGGAGgtaaagaggaagaggagaagcttCTCCTGTGCACCCGAGCATCTTCACCTCTCAGGCTGGCCACCTGGCCGCCACCTGGTGAGTGACAGCCTCGCACTGGGGCTGCCTTGGTCACGAGGGCTCTTCTGCAATAGAAGGCCCGCCCGCCACTATCCTGGATCCCCACCTCATGGTGACAGTTGTCTCTGCACCCACCTTACCGTGGGACGAGCCTGTGAGAGGGAGCTCAGCGGGATGCCACGATGAGACACTGAGACATGCGTGGTCAAGAGTTGGCCTCTACAAAATGATAGCGGGAACGACGATGACGGCAATGCAACCAGTTCTCAGCAgaatgtgaaaacagaaaaactaacgAGGGCTAGGAGTGTCCCGTTGTGTCAATAAAATATAGTCACGTGCTGATTCCTCTAAAGTATCTAAGTAGCTCCTTAAGGGTGGGGGGTGTGGTAGGGGGCTCTCAGAGCCTCGGTAGCAGAATTGCTTCtccctcacaaagaaaaaatgtccCCCCAGCATCACAAGGCTCACTCACCACCCAGAGAACTCTGATGAGGCCAGCATCTAAGTGCAGCCGCCTGAACACAGACTGGCATCTCTAGGATGGCTGATACTTCTGCTGCACAACCTCTGGGTACCAAAATAAATTTCGGTGCAAATGCACCATATACCCTCACTTTTCTAGAAGGTTCCACGTTGTCAGGATAAGCCATGGTGTCTGCAGTAGCTCAAAGCACTCAGGAGGCACCTGAGCTGGCTGAGGGGCTCCCTGTCTGAGTGTGAAGTAGGCAGGAGCCCGATCTGAGTTGGCTCCCACTCCTCCTGTCCCACCCACTCTGCTGAGGGACCACCTCCCCAGAAGTGCAACCAGGACAGGGCCCGGCTGCCCTGGGGGGGCCTGCGAGGGTCTTCACACGGGGAGGGCTTCCCGAGGGAGAAGACGAGGGGGTAATGTTCAGGTCTCAGGGGAACAAGTCGTTGGTAGTCCTACCAGGGGTTGATGGGTGACTCTCCACGGGAGGGAGACCGTGACAGAGGGACATGTGCATGCAGTACACTGGGAGCTTGCGAAGCGCCGTCTCCAGTGAGTGGTTCAAGGGTTCAAACTCACTTTCTACGTAAACATCCCAATTCTAGCAAGAGGACGACTAGCAGACCCCCACCGGGCTGGTTCCCTGCACCAACACGTCCAGTGACTGGGGAAAATCACGTGGTCGGCTGGACAGGGCTTGCCTGTGGCCCTGTCTCACAGAGCACCTACCCTCCCGCTGGGGGGAGGGTGACGCTGACTCAGGCACCACAGCCCCTTCCTGTGAAgaccccttcccctgcctctccAGAACCTCCCACATAAGCACGTCTACAAGGGCAGAGCCGCCATCTTGCAACAGGTGCTTTTCCCTCCGTCCTCCGAGCCCCTTGGGAGATggctctccccttccccagagtGCCATTCCAGAGCACAGGGCCCGGTCAGATCAGACAGCCATTCCCCAGCACTGCAGCCTGCAAACCCCAACAGGGAATATTTTAGATGAGTGCTCATTACTAAGTCCCCCTTTGAGCTCAGTGTTGGCAACTCCAAACAGCAGAAGGCAGACCCAGACTGGAGCGCCAGCACCATGATCTGACTACGTGCAAGGGATCCATCAAACGCATTCATCGTTCTCACCCCAGCTAGAAAGTGGTGATGCAGAGACGCTTTAAAAGTACGCAGAGTAGAGACCCAGGATGTTTACCCTTTAGCTTTTATGGGGGCGGGcagggtggggagacagacactgtATGAGAATAAGGCCTCGTCCCTGATCCTTCCAATAAACCCACGAGGCACATACCGTCCCCATTACTCAGAGAACCTGATGCTGTAAGAGTCTATAGCTGCTCAGAATCTGAAATGGTGATGTGGCCAGGAACCAGCCCGTCTCCAAAGTCCCTGTCCCTTCGTCCACAGCGCTCGGCAGCCCTGGTATCAAACAGGAGAAAGCAAACCACGCAGAAACCACGTGGAGCCAGGGCACACCACCATGTGCGCCAAGAGGTCACTCAAGGTCACGGGCCAGATCTCTTCCCAAAGGAGCATCAGGCAGGACATGGGTGGGTGGGCGGCAGAATGGAGATCCCCCCAAGGATCTGTGGGCGGGACTGCATCTGACCAAACCCCAAAGCCATCGACCCAGGACAGGCACCTCGTACCTCCAAGGCAGCCTCCTGGGCCAGCTGGGACTGTCCCGAGCCCCTCCCCAGGCTACAGGAGAGGAAGCTTCCGCCCAGAGGCCCCGGGTAACCACCTCTGAGACCACACAGCACAAGTCTCCCCCTGGCACGCAGACGCTGGCCCTGTGCTCATAAGCCCCCCCGCTTCTGTGCCTCCTCCCCGGAGGTCTCTGCAGTTGGCACTCGCCCCAGGCACAGGTCAAACAGGGCCGGAAGCCAGCTCCTGCCCCTCACCGCTCGAAGCCCATTTCCTGACCTGTAAATCTGGCTGCAGAACTGCTCCAAGGGTCAGAGCACCCCAGCGGAGCCCGCGGCCGCTAGCAGGGCAAGCGCAAGGCAGAGGTCCTGACGTAACAGAAAGGGATTCTTTCTGAGCCAGAGGTTGACCAGGTGGCCTCGGAAGTCTCTTCTGACCCTGAGACCCTAGAGCTCCCGTCTGGGAGACAGTGCCAAGATCACAAGCCCCACTGGGCTCTGCGACAGCCTACCCGGCCGTCCCAAAGCACGCCCTCGCAGAAGCACCCATCCGAGAGTGGGGCCTATCTGATGGTTTTGGCAGGAAGACCACAAGATAACATCAGAGCGTCTGACTGCCTGCCTTCTTCTGGTCACCAGCCCCCTCTGCACCAGTGCCCCATAAACCCACTGACAGCTCAATGCACAGAGCTGTGAGCACACGAAAGCTGTGTCAGCTCCGAAGAGGACTTCATAACTGTCTGTGAGCCTCATAATTCTCTCTCGATGAGGCGGGTGACACGCCCGCCCCGTCCAGCCCCCGCGGCCCCTCAGTGAGGCGTGGCAGCGTTCGGTCCACAAAAACCTCCTGGTGTATGTTCCTCCCatctgaggagggaggggagagaactgCACACAAACTTCCTCGGGTGGCTGCCTGCTGAGCAGAGGGGGAGAAGAAATCCAGAAGCTGCTTTAAACGTACAGCGAATGAGCACATTAGCAAACGTGTGGATGGTCTAGCAGCCAGAGTTCTCGCAGTGGAAGAGGGAGCTGCAAATACGGCAGGGAGAAGGGCAGGCAGGGAAAGCCCCGTGGGAAAGGGCGGGACTGGAGGTATCCGTGAAACCTAggatttctaaaata
This region of Equus quagga isolate Etosha38 chromosome 7, UCLA_HA_Equagga_1.0, whole genome shotgun sequence genomic DNA includes:
- the GPER1 gene encoding G-protein coupled estrogen receptor 1, with product MGVTPPAPVFGMETYPGAYNSASPELNLSRVLAGAARADQTGALSEQQQYVIGLFLSCLYTVFLFPIGFVGNILILVVNISFREKMTIPDLYFINLAAADLILVADSLIEVFNLDEQYYDITALCTFMSLFLQINMYSSIFFLTWMSFDRYIALARAMRCGLFRTKQHARLSCGLIWMASVSATLVPFTAVHLQHTEEVCFCFADVKEIQWLEVTLGFIIPFAIIGLCYSLIVRVLVKAHRHRGLRPRRQKALRMIFAVVLVFFICWLPENIFISVHLLQHTQPGAAPCTQSFRHAYPLTGHIVNLAAFSNSCLNPLIYSFLGETFRDKLRLYIEQKTNMSTLNRFCHAALKAVIPESTEQSEVKFSSAA